The window ACGATCAATCGAGTTAGCCATTGAGGACGGTGCGCACCATTCGGGTCAGCGCCTGGGGACCATAGGGTTTGCTCAGCAAATGCGTATCAGGACTGAGCTGGTGATTGCGCGAAATAATGTCACGGGTGTGACCCGAGGTGAACAGCACGGCCACCGGCGGCGTCTGCACTTTGGCCCAGGCGGCCAGGTCCGCGCTTTTGATCAGGCCGGGCATGACCACGTCAGTGAAAATCAGGTCCACCACCGCGCCCTCCAGCAACATCTGCATCGCCACGTCGCCATTGGCCGCCGTCAGTACTCGATAACCTTCTTCACTCAGCAACTCCACCGCTGAGCTGCGCACCGCCTCGTTGTCCTCGACCACCAGAATGGTTTCGTGTCCGCCTCGCTGTCGTGGGTCATGCCGTACCGTTTCGTTGAGCATCGGGCGCAAGCTGCGAGGGAAATACAGCTGCACCCGCGTGCCGTGCCCGATCACGCTGGAAATCTCGATATGCCCGCCACTCTGCTTGACGAAACCGAACACCATGCTCAGGCCCAGCCCCGTGCCCTGGCCATCGGCCTTGGTGGTAAAAAACGGCTCGAAAGCCTGTGCGAGTACTTGCGGGGACATGCCGATACCTTTGTCAGCCACCGCCACGCAGACATAGTCGCCGGCGACGATGCCCTTGCCTGCACAAAACTTGCGATCAAGGACAATGTTCTCGGCGCTCAGGTCAATGGTCCCCTCGCCCTTCATGGCGTCGCGGGCATTGATCGCCAGATTGAGGATGGCGTTTTCCAGTTGATTGCGGTCCACGTAGATGTGCCAAAGGGCTTCGGCCGCGCTGACGTTGATCTGGATGGTTTCCCCCAGCGCCCGCTGCAACAATTCCCCGAGCCCATCGAAGACCTGGCGCAGATCACAGACCGCTGGTGACAAGGGCTGACGACGGGCGAATGCGAGCAATTGCGAAGACAGTTTGGCGCCACGTTCGACCGCGGCAATCGAAGCGCTGACCCGGCGCTGCACATTGGCATTGTCCGGTTCATGCCGCGCCAGCAAGTGCAGATTGCCGGCGATCACCTGCAACAGGTTGTTGAAGTCATGGGCCACGCCGCCGGTGAGGCCGCCGATGGCTTCGAGCTTCTGCGATTGACGCAGTTGTTCTTCAGCGGCCAGTCGCGCTTCGACTTCGTCGGCAACGCGTTGCTCCAGATTACGGGTGAACTTGAGCAGGGATTCTTCGGCGATCTTGCGTTCGTGGATATCGATCAACACCCCGGGAAAACGGAACGGTTCGCCCTGCTCGTTGAACTCGCAGCCTCCGCTCGCCAGTACCCACAGGTAACTGCCATCAGGGCGCAGGACCCGACACTCGGCATTGAAGGGGTCGCCGGTTTTCATTGCCTGATTGATCTGCTCCTGCATCCAGATGCGGTCATCGGGATGAATCCGTGCCTGCGCGATGTCCATTGGCAGGTCGGCCAGGTTCTGGTCGGGCGGGTAGGAAAAAGTACGGGCGAAACGCTCATCGCCGGAGAGCACATTGTCCTTGATGTCCCAAACGAACGAGCCGAGCAGAGCCCCGGCATTGAGCGCCAGGCGCACCCGCTCGTTGTCGGCGTGATAGGCGTCCTCGGCGGCCTGACGACGGCGCTCGGAAATCACATGTTCAGTGGTCTCGACCACCATCGCCATGACCCCGGCCGGTTTCCCGTCGTCATCCGCCACCGGGCTGTAATAGAGATCCAGCCAGACGTCTTCGGGTATGCCGTCCCTCAAAAGCACAAGCTCTTTGTTGCGATAGGACAGCGTGCCGCCGGCCAGGCAAGTGTCGACCACATGCCGATTGAATTCGGCGACTTCCGGCCAGCCCAGTTCCACCGGGGAACCCAACAGGTAAGGATGGCGGCCACCGGCAAATTTCGAGTACGCATCGTTATAGATCATGTAACCCGGCCGGCCCCACAACATCACCATCGGCAGTGGCGACGCGAGCATCAACTGCACCGCGCTGCACAAGCTTCTGGGCCAGGCGTGCATGGGCCCGAGCTCAGTCACGCTCCAGTCGAACGCGCGGATGCGCTCGGCCATTTCACCGTTCCAGCCTGCACACCCATGGCTATCGTCTAGAAACTGCATCGACTGACTCTGTATCCCTGTAGATGACCGGCTTAAGGGATCGCAACGGCATGAGGACGGTGCGT of the Pseudomonas frederiksbergensis genome contains:
- a CDS encoding PAS domain-containing sensor histidine kinase, producing the protein MQFLDDSHGCAGWNGEMAERIRAFDWSVTELGPMHAWPRSLCSAVQLMLASPLPMVMLWGRPGYMIYNDAYSKFAGGRHPYLLGSPVELGWPEVAEFNRHVVDTCLAGGTLSYRNKELVLLRDGIPEDVWLDLYYSPVADDDGKPAGVMAMVVETTEHVISERRRQAAEDAYHADNERVRLALNAGALLGSFVWDIKDNVLSGDERFARTFSYPPDQNLADLPMDIAQARIHPDDRIWMQEQINQAMKTGDPFNAECRVLRPDGSYLWVLASGGCEFNEQGEPFRFPGVLIDIHERKIAEESLLKFTRNLEQRVADEVEARLAAEEQLRQSQKLEAIGGLTGGVAHDFNNLLQVIAGNLHLLARHEPDNANVQRRVSASIAAVERGAKLSSQLLAFARRQPLSPAVCDLRQVFDGLGELLQRALGETIQINVSAAEALWHIYVDRNQLENAILNLAINARDAMKGEGTIDLSAENIVLDRKFCAGKGIVAGDYVCVAVADKGIGMSPQVLAQAFEPFFTTKADGQGTGLGLSMVFGFVKQSGGHIEISSVIGHGTRVQLYFPRSLRPMLNETVRHDPRQRGGHETILVVEDNEAVRSSAVELLSEEGYRVLTAANGDVAMQMLLEGAVVDLIFTDVVMPGLIKSADLAAWAKVQTPPVAVLFTSGHTRDIISRNHQLSPDTHLLSKPYGPQALTRMVRTVLNG